A genome region from Drosophila simulans strain w501 chromosome 2R, Prin_Dsim_3.1, whole genome shotgun sequence includes the following:
- the LOC6733609 gene encoding uncharacterized protein LOC6733609 isoform X1 — MFVPETEDMLPRLAPRPSAAVPMGHTNEIIGPTVPEVSILFGQPPQDPQMQPQQPHQDHKESSPRAAPTFASWKKQMLPRVNFSPILATELGPRTAPSSNSPCSSKEYLVMPRDRNYASDAQQTTNHVNCNAGAGYNAEPKQQAYQSRRLSSSSNTDVLTICAGTQTDPYNPSPPRKSLPQVVYSDIDVSNLANKSDLASLVTLVESMCHEQQQLRNLCEMILEQQQRAKPEGISKASSTTGTQCDILPTNQAGRRLSPIMQDFIAEEEEPLPPPQARVIPQFPSPRPHPPMAQSTGYRANTPQGRRIPQLAKPNTEKSLVMNELALKYLRQPVDELMKDMRLGASPKSPNPEPLRQIDNIGHAQSPNDISNASYKYLKKYRLLPEEQLEPVCPQSPMAATASSPHIQLDLENIRNQPKLL, encoded by the exons ATGTTTGTGCCCGAAACGGAGGATATGCTGCCCAGACTAGCGCCCAGGCCGAGTGCAGCAGTGCCCATGGGCCACACCAATGAGATTATAGGGCCCACCGTGCCGGAGGTGTCCATATTGTTTGGCCAGCCGCCGCAGGATCCGCAGatgcagccgcagcagccacatcagGATCATAAGGAGTCATCTCCTCGTGCTGCACCCACCTTCGCGTCCTGGAAGAAGCAAATGCTGCCCAGGGTCAACTTTTCGCCCATTTTGGCCACGGAACTGGGCCCACGCACCGCTCCCAGCAGCAATAGTCCGTGCTCCTCGAAGGAGTACCTAGTAATGCCCCGGGATCGCAACTATGCAAGCGACGCGCAGCAGACTACCAATCATGTGAACTGCAATGCTGGTGCTGGCTATAATGCCGAGCCCAAGCAACAGGCATATCAATCTAGGCGCTTGTCCAGCTCCTCCAACACGGATGTCCTTACCATCTGTGCTGGCACACAGACCGATCCCTACAACCCATCTCCTCCGCGAAAATCACTGCCCCAGGTTGTCTACTCCGACATCGACGTCAGCAACCTGGCCAATAAGAGTGACCTGGCGTCCCTGGTCACCCTTGTGGAGTCCATGTGCCatgagcagcaacagcttcgGAATCTCTGCGAGATGATTttggagcaacagcagcgagcGAAACCCGAAGGCATCTCAAAAGCCAGCAGTACCACTGGCACCCAGTGCGATATTCTGCCCACCAATCAAG CAGGTAGACGCTTGTCTCCCATAATGCAGGATTTCATagcagaggaggaggaaccACTGCCCCCGCCACAAGCACGAGTGATTCCGCAGTTTCCGTCTCCCCGACCACATCCGCCGATGGCCCAATCTACGGGCTATCGGGCCAATACGCCTCAGGGAAGGCGGATCCCCCAACTAGCCAAGCCCAACACCGAGAAGAGCCTGGTGATGAACGAGCTGGCGCTGAAGTACTTGCGGCAGCCCGTGGACGAGCTGATGAAGGATATGCGCCTGGGGGCCTCGCCCAAGTCCCCTAATCCGGAGCCACTGCGTCAGATCGACAACATCGGCCACGCGCAAAGTCCCAACGACATATCCAATGCGTCGTACAAGTATCTCAAAAAATACCGCCTGCTGCCCGAGGAGCAACTGGAGCCGGTGTGTCCACAATCTCCCATGGCGGCGACCGCCTCTTCGCCACATATTCAACTGGACTTGGAGAATATCAGGAACCAGCCGAAGCTGTTGTGA
- the LOC6733609 gene encoding uncharacterized protein LOC6733609 isoform X2 — protein MFVPETEDMLPRLAPRPSAAVPMGHTNEIIGPTVPEVSILFGQPPQDPQMQPQQPHQDHKESSPRAAPTFASWKKQMLPRVNFSPILATELGPRTAPSSNSPCSSKEYLVMPRDRNYASDAQQTTNHVNCNAGAGYNAEPKQQAYQSRRLSSSSNTDVLTICAGTQTDPYNPSPPRKSLPQVVYSDIDVSNLANKSDLASLVTLVESMCHEQQQLRNLCEMILEQQQRAKPEGISKASSTTGTQCDILPTNQGRRLSPIMQDFIAEEEEPLPPPQARVIPQFPSPRPHPPMAQSTGYRANTPQGRRIPQLAKPNTEKSLVMNELALKYLRQPVDELMKDMRLGASPKSPNPEPLRQIDNIGHAQSPNDISNASYKYLKKYRLLPEEQLEPVCPQSPMAATASSPHIQLDLENIRNQPKLL, from the exons ATGTTTGTGCCCGAAACGGAGGATATGCTGCCCAGACTAGCGCCCAGGCCGAGTGCAGCAGTGCCCATGGGCCACACCAATGAGATTATAGGGCCCACCGTGCCGGAGGTGTCCATATTGTTTGGCCAGCCGCCGCAGGATCCGCAGatgcagccgcagcagccacatcagGATCATAAGGAGTCATCTCCTCGTGCTGCACCCACCTTCGCGTCCTGGAAGAAGCAAATGCTGCCCAGGGTCAACTTTTCGCCCATTTTGGCCACGGAACTGGGCCCACGCACCGCTCCCAGCAGCAATAGTCCGTGCTCCTCGAAGGAGTACCTAGTAATGCCCCGGGATCGCAACTATGCAAGCGACGCGCAGCAGACTACCAATCATGTGAACTGCAATGCTGGTGCTGGCTATAATGCCGAGCCCAAGCAACAGGCATATCAATCTAGGCGCTTGTCCAGCTCCTCCAACACGGATGTCCTTACCATCTGTGCTGGCACACAGACCGATCCCTACAACCCATCTCCTCCGCGAAAATCACTGCCCCAGGTTGTCTACTCCGACATCGACGTCAGCAACCTGGCCAATAAGAGTGACCTGGCGTCCCTGGTCACCCTTGTGGAGTCCATGTGCCatgagcagcaacagcttcgGAATCTCTGCGAGATGATTttggagcaacagcagcgagcGAAACCCGAAGGCATCTCAAAAGCCAGCAGTACCACTGGCACCCAGTGCGATATTCTGCCCACCAATCAAG GTAGACGCTTGTCTCCCATAATGCAGGATTTCATagcagaggaggaggaaccACTGCCCCCGCCACAAGCACGAGTGATTCCGCAGTTTCCGTCTCCCCGACCACATCCGCCGATGGCCCAATCTACGGGCTATCGGGCCAATACGCCTCAGGGAAGGCGGATCCCCCAACTAGCCAAGCCCAACACCGAGAAGAGCCTGGTGATGAACGAGCTGGCGCTGAAGTACTTGCGGCAGCCCGTGGACGAGCTGATGAAGGATATGCGCCTGGGGGCCTCGCCCAAGTCCCCTAATCCGGAGCCACTGCGTCAGATCGACAACATCGGCCACGCGCAAAGTCCCAACGACATATCCAATGCGTCGTACAAGTATCTCAAAAAATACCGCCTGCTGCCCGAGGAGCAACTGGAGCCGGTGTGTCCACAATCTCCCATGGCGGCGACCGCCTCTTCGCCACATATTCAACTGGACTTGGAGAATATCAGGAACCAGCCGAAGCTGTTGTGA
- the LOC6733611 gene encoding uncharacterized protein LOC6733611, whose translation MPVLEHIKAMAETPTPAGNSPAPADENAPPQAVRELTQTDHLNRRLLKSLLENMQATEVLAQENGNGSNEEDNDFEE comes from the coding sequence ATGCCTGTTTTGGAGCACATCAAAGCCATGGCCGAGACTCCGACTCCAGCTGGGAACAGCCCTGCACCGGCAGACGAGAATGCCCCGCCCCAGGCAGTCCGGGAACTGACGCAGACCGATCATCTCAACCGACGCCTTCTCAAATCGCTCCTGGAAAACATGCAAGCCACCGAGGTTCTGGCGCAGGAGAACGGGAACGGCTCCAACGAGGAGGACAACGATTTCGAAGAATAA
- the LOC6733612 gene encoding MRG/MORF4L-binding protein: MMAKDKGLAVAGSAAPLPAALDHEWSAEEELQLFHAMEGLRPVGINKHFYMSCIVQRLSKSLNREMPSELIWRHLGTMYKLKELDDLESLPFPNEEREFSLPEQDYGTLQTKKTVEVHANEEAAEAQSAPPTAETNGKAPPATKAPVPANSAKDGDKKPVAKSQEQLPKRPAKRTRGSMSNESISPSTTPPPVQSNKRRRI, from the exons ATGATGGCCAAGGACAAGGGTCTGGCTGTGGCCGGATCGGCGGCCCCCTTGCCGGCCGCCCTCGACCACGAGTGGTCcgccgaggaggagctgcagctgttCCACGCAATGGAGGGCCTGCGCCCGGTGGGCATCAACAAGCACTTCTACATGTCCTGCATTGTCCAGCGTCTGTCCAAGTCGCTGAATCGTGAAATGCCCAGCGAGCTGATCTGGCGCCACCTGGGCACCATGTACAAGCTGAAGGAACTGGACGATCTGGAGTCGCTGCCCTTTCCCAACGAGGAGCGCGAGTTCAGCCTGCCGGAGCAGGATTACGGAACGCTACAGACCAAAAAGACGGTGGAGGTGCATGCCAACGAGGAGGCTGCAGAGGCACAGTCGGCGCCTCCAACAGCAGAGACCAATGGCAAAG CTCCACCTGCAACCAAAGCGCCGGTACCGGCGAATTCCGCCAAGGACGGCGACAAGAAGCCCGTCGCCAAGtcgcaggagcagctgcccaAGCGTCCGGCCAAGCGCACACGCGGCTCCATGTCCAACGAGTCCATCAGCCCCTCCACCACGCCGCCGCCGGTGCAGAGCAACAAGCGCCGTCGCATATAG
- the LOC27206155 gene encoding guanine nucleotide-binding protein subunit gamma-1 — translation MDVMSSSLQQQRVVVEQLRREAAIVRQTISESCAKMMKYITEHEQEDYLLTGFTSQKVNPFREKSSCTVL, via the coding sequence ATGGACGTAATGTCATCatccctgcagcagcagcgcgtCGTGGTGGAGCAGCTGCGTCGCGAGGCGGCCATCGTCCGCCAGACGATCTCGGAGTCGTGCGCCAAGATGATGAAGTACATCACGGAGCACGAGCAGGAGGATTACCTGCTTACCGGATTCACCAGCCAGAAGGTGAATCCCTTCCGCGAGAAATCGTCGTGCACAGTCCTCTAA
- the LOC6733614 gene encoding T-complex protein 1 subunit theta: MALSVPKAPGVSQMLKDGARMYSGLEEAVFRNISACKEFAQTMRSAYGPNGMNKMIINHIEKQFVTSDAGTIMRELDVEHPAAKLIVMASQMQDAEVGDGTNFVVVLAGALLESAEELLRLGITTAEISDGYEKALEKALEILPTLVSHKIEDYRNVEKVKEVLRTSIMSKQYGQEDFLNDLVSKACVSILPDEGTFNVDNIRICKILGSGLTKSEVVRGMVFKRFVEGDVTYAEKAKIVIFSCPVDIIQTETKGTVLIKSADELLSFSSGEESLLESQIKAIADAGVKVVVAGGKVGDMALHFLNKYGLMAVRLNSKFDLRRLSRSVNATVLPRITTPSQEELGYCDKVCIEELGDTTIVAFRNEGKDSRIATVVIRGATDNFMDDIERALDDAVNNFKCLTRDGRYLPGAGATEIELATQLSAYADTLPGLDQYAVRKFANALEVFPKALAENSGINGTEIVNQLYLAHNTEAGKTIGFDIDAEKASTIDTTKAKLFDLYQAKFWGLKYAVGAAATILKVDQIIMAKRAGGPKVRQPAGSDDES, from the exons ATGGCTTTATCCGTTCCCAAGGCTCCCGGTGTGTCGCAGATGCTGAAGGATGGCGCCCGG ATGTACAGTGGGCTGGAGGAGGCGGTGTTCCGCAACATCAGCGCCTGCAAGGAGTTCGCACAGACCATGCGCTCCGCCTATGGGCCAAATGGCATGAACAAGATGATCATCAATCACATCGAGAAGCAGTTCGTGACCAGCGATGCCGGCACCATCATGCGGGAGCTGGATGTTGAGCATCCGGCCGCCAAGCTGATCGTCATGGCCAGCCAAATGCAAGATGCCGAGGTGGGCGATGGTACCAACTTCGTGGTGGTGCTGGCCGGAGCTCTGTTGGAGTCCGCTGAGGAGCTGCTGCGTCTGGGCATCACCACTGCCGAGATCTCCGATGGCTATGAGAAGGCCTTGGAGAAGGCCCTCGAGATCCTGCCCACTCTGGTGAGCCACAAGATCGAGGACTATCGCAATGTGGAGAAGGTCAAGGAGGTACTCCGCACATCGATTATGTCGAAGCAGTACGGTCAGGAGGACTTCCTCAACGATTTGGTGAGCAAGGCCTGCGTCTCCATCTTGCCGGATGAGGGCACTTTCAACGTGGACAACATTCGCATCTGCAAGATCTTGGGCAGCGGACTGACCAAGTCTGAGGTGGTCCGCGGCATGGTCTTCAAGCGCTTCGTAGAAGGCGATGTGACCTACGCAGAGAAGGCCAAGATCGTGATTTTCTCCTGCCCCGTCGATATCATCCAAACTGAGACCAAGGGCACAGTGCTGATTAAGTCGGCCGACGAGCTGTTGAGCTTCTCCTCCGGCGAAGAGAGCCTGTTGGAGAGCCAGATCAAGGCGATCGCCGATGCAGGTGTGAAGGTGGTTGTGGCCGGCGGCAAGGTCGGCGACATGGCCCTGCACTTCCTCAACAAATACGGCCTGATGGCCGTGCGTCTCAACTCCAAGTTCGACCTGCGTCGCCTGAGCCGCTCCGTGAACGCCACTGTCCTGCCGCGCATCACCACGCCCAGTCAGGAGGAGTTGGGCTACTGCGACAAAGTTTGCATTGAGGAACTGGGAGACACCACAATTGTGGCCTTCAG GAACGAGGGCAAGGACTCGCGCATTGCCACCGTGGTGATCCGTGGAGCTACCGACAACTTCATGGATGACATTGAGCGTGCCCTGGATGACGCTGTTAACAACTTCAAGTGCCTGACCCGGGATGGCCGCTATCTGCCCGGAGCTGGCGCCACCGAGATCGAGTTGGCCACCCAGCTGTCCGCCTATGCTGATACTCTGCCTGGTCTGGACCAGTACGCCGTGCGCAAGTTCGCCAACGCGCTGGAAGTTTTCCCCAAGGCTCTGGCCGAGAACTCCGGCATCAATGGCACGGAAATCGTCAACCAGTTGTATTTGGCCCACAACACCGAGGCCGGAAAGACAATCGGATTCGACATTGATGCCGAGAAGGCCAGCACCATCGACACAACGAAGGCAAAGCTCTTCGATCTGTACCAGGCCAAGTTCTGGGGTCTCAAGTACGCCGTGGGCGCGGCCGCAACCATCTTGAAGGTGGACCAGATCATCATGGCCAAGCGCGCCGGAGGTCCCAAGGTGCGACAACCTGCCGGCAGCGATGACGAGAGTTAA
- the LOC6733615 gene encoding WD repeat-containing protein 43, with translation MSLGKKHVLGFSPNGGQLFASVDEQGVLRIWNTETNTLYQEFTPNLQLSGSCTALTWVSVAGSRPKKSRKSLHAQDAGDQLHIALGTYKGSVVIYSLAEGKISRTLSGDSHDGPVTSITYDNAGHLYTVGADCRVVVWSLTDERSIAEWQVGPEKPQNIVYLQKSGTLAIGSRQLKVYDIKTKELVETFTGHSGEINTISSVASTDGTEFVLTTAKMERVICFWKIDKKGKNKASACTLLMEDLAYCLTSEVRDDGQLRVASVTRNGIIHIYLLNVNSLSAEKFVKPKVSLQIVSDGAETVEPLLAVAAHFVTDSNRSHEILFGYGSRQQLQFERYTPNYGEKLNVIVRADPKKRYAKKKGKEQPGYVAATKVQKPIVNQKNVEYNNALPISQKKVQNEVPMEARLEHLKIQETKLSGGKLLTQSKTQLLMQALHSKDQAMIQAVLSTQDPETIQLTLDRLPLDYVNPLINEISILLQGKHASVRSALRWLHVLTSTHTSVLLSEDKEALREKMAVCLGVAEQRMHCLSEALQVTGRVNLIINQMNRNAVSHLNDNNALILDEDPDEPQSEAEKNWSDLEEDQPDSPKSTLEDELMADDDLATDDGNADADTDSDVSQD, from the exons aTGTCGCTGGGCAAGAAGCACGTGTTGGGGTTTTCGCCCAATGGTGGCCAACTATTTGCCTCGGTGGACGAGCAGGGAGTTCTGCGGATATGGAACACAGAGACGAACACGCTGTATCAGGAGTTTACGCCCAATCTACAGTTATCCGGGTCGTGCACAGCGCTCACGTGGGTTTCGGTGGCCGGTTCCCGACCCAAGAAGTCGCGGAAGAGCCTGCACGCACAGGATGCAGGTGATCAGCTTCACATTGCTCTGGGAACGTACAAGGGCTCAGTGGTTATATACTCATTGGCCGAGGGAAAG ATTTCTCGAACACTCAGTGGTGACAGCCATGATGGACCAGTGACCTCAATTACATATGACAACGCTGGTCACCTGTACACCGTGGGTGCCGATTGTAGGGTTGTCGTTTGGTCCTTGACGGATGAGCGCTCCATCGCCGAATGGCAAGTGGGACCCGAGAAGCCCCAGAATATAGTCTACCTGCAGAAAAGCGGCACCCTGGCCATTGGCTCCCGACAGCTAAAGGTATACGATATCAAGACAAAGGAGCTGGTGGAAACGTTCACCGGCCACTCGGGCGAAATAAACACCATCAGCAGCGTGGCGAGCACAGATGGCACTGAATTCGTTTTGACCACCGCCAAGATGGAGCGCGTAATCTGCTTCTGGAAGATCGACAAGAAGGGCAAGAACAAAGCCTCCGCCTGCACACTCCTCATGGAAGATTTGGCCTACTGTCTGACCAGCGAAGTGCGCGACGATGGTCAGCTACGTGTGGCCAGTGTTACCCGAAATGGCATTATACACATTTACCTGTTGAATGTAAACAG TTTATCCGCAGAGAAGTTCGTGAAGCCCAAGGTTTCGCTGCAGATCGTTTCCGATGGCGCCGAAACAGTGGAACCACTTCTAGCAGTGGCGGCACACTTTGTGACAGACTCAAATCGCTCCCACGAAATCCTCTTTGGCTACGGAAGCCGCCAACAGCTGCAGTTTGAACGCTATACGCCCAACTATGGCGAGAAACTAAACGTTATTGTGCGCGCCGATCCCAAAAAGCGGTATGCGAAAAAGAAGGGAAAGGAGCAGCCGGGCTACGTGGCCGCCACCAAGGTCCAGAAGCCCATTgtaaaccaaaaaaatgtgGAGTACAACAACGCCCTGCCCATCTCGCAGAAGAAAGTGCAAAACGAAGTGCCCATGGAAGCCCGACTAGAACATCTTAAAATCCAAGAAACCAAACTGAGTGGCGGCAAGTTGTTGACGCAGAGCAAGACGCAGCTGCTAATGCAGGCATTACACAGCAAGGATCAGGC GATGATACAAGCCGTTCTGAGCACCCAGGATCCAGAGACGATACAGTTGACCTTGGATCGGTTACCGCTCGATTATGTCAATCCCTTGATTAACGAAATTTCCATCCTGCTGCAAGGAAAGCACGCGAG TGTTCGCTCCGCCCTGCGTTGGCTGCACGTCCTGACCTCCACCCACACTAGTGTCTTGCTGTCCGAGGACAAGGAGGCTCTGCGCGAAAAAATGGCCGTTTGCCTCGGCGTGGCGGAGCAGCGCATGCACTGTCTATCGGAAGCTTTGCA AGTAACCGGGCGAGTCAACCTGATAATTAACCAGATGAACCGGAACGCGGTCAGTCATCTCAACGATAACAATGCCCTGATCCTGGACGAAGACCCAG ATGAGCCCCAGTCCGAAGCAGAAAAGAACTGGAGCGATCTGGAGGAGGATCAGCCAGACAGCCCGAAGAGCACATTGGAAGACGAGCTGATGGCCGACGACGACCTGGCGACCGACGATGGTAACGCCGACGCAGACACAGACTCTGACGTATCCCAGGATTAG
- the LOC6733616 gene encoding uncharacterized protein LOC6733616, whose product MDLLCNDGASCMDISSPHSKKPPSPGSGAPALGPGGALPIAIVPSISSLVNQCNKPACDDADMQCIIDLIEGTLCEAVAIIESDPRGLFIYNFPKRQKMSSISLISSVFTDTVVANGEDDPSITNHYTGGLGVSADSVSSGLARKMLTIGDFEYSNAIADIRDFVSRWELSPDTKCVVISNPIRHEVAQKGTILFVDAHFSRPTPRCPNPLAVAKVRFIISVSKILLKHYPVMITYRFEGYNTLYYGLGERCLNSFTFQRFYIDTILHTKLTFFAAISECRHGTIEKPKHNIKPKNSKKSGS is encoded by the coding sequence ATGGATCTTTTGTGCAATGATGGCGCTAGCTGTATGGATATCTCCAGCCCCCACAGCAAGAAACCACCGAGTCCAGGCAGTGGCGCCCCAGCATTGGGACCAGGCGGAGCCCTACCCATTGCCATAGTACCCAGCATATCCAGCTTAGTCAACCAGTGCAACAAGCCAGCCTGCGATGACGCTGATATGCAGTGCATCATCGACCTGATCGAGGGCACACTCTGCGAAGCCGTGGCCATTATTGAGTCAGACCCGCGTGGTCTTTTTATCTACAACTTTCCGAAAAGGCAAAAGATGTCCTCCATCAGCCTGATCTCTTCAGTGTTCACTGACACCGTTGTGGCCAACGGAGAGGATGATCCCTCGATCACAAATCATTACACGGGTGGCCTTGGCGTTTCGGCGGACTCCGTATCCAGTGGCTTGGCGCGCAAGATGCTGACCATCGGGGACTTTGAGTACTCCAATGCCATTGCCGACATTAGGGATTTCGTCAGTCGCTGGGAACTGTCGCCGGACACCAAGTGCGTGGTGATCAGCAATCCGATTCGACACGAGGTGGCCCAAAAGGGAACCATTCTCTTTGTCGATGCCCATTTCTCTCGGCCAACACCCCGTTGTCCGAATCCCCTGGCCGTCGCCAAGGTGCGTTTCATCATTTCCGTGTCCAAGATTCTACTGAAGCACTATCCCGTGATGATCACCTACCGCTTCGAGGGTTACAACACGCTCTATTACGGCCTGGGCGAACGATGCCTCAACTCGTTCACTTTTCAGCGATTCTACATCGACACCATTCTGCACACCAAGCTGACCTTCTTCGCTGCGATCTCGGAGTGTCGCCACGGCACCATCGAAAAGCCCAAGCATAATATCAAGCcgaaaaattcaaagaaatccGGCTCTTGA
- the LOC27208705 gene encoding glucose-6-phosphate isomerase codes for MAGPLPPLNQEAAFQKLQEYYDSKGKDLNIKDLFVKDSKRFSKYSLRLHTQNDGEILLDYSKNRINDEVWDLLLALAKVRRVNAARDAMFSGQHINITENRAVLHTALRNRGTDPVLVDDKDVMPDVRAELAHMKEFTNMVISGVWRGCTGKQITDVVNIGIGGSDLGPLMVTEALKPYGKGLHSHFVSNIDGTHLAEVLKKVNYETTLFIVASKTFTTQETITNATSAKTWLLEHSKEPESVAKHFVALSTNKEKVTEFGIDSTNMFGFWDWVGGRYSLWSAIGLSICLSIGFENFEQLLDGAHFMDNHFKTTPFEKNAPVILALLGVWYSNFFKAETHALLPYDQYLHRFAAYFQQGDMESNGKFVSKSGKPVKYSTGPIVWGEPGTNGQHAFYQLIHQGTRLIPCDFIAPAQTHNPIAGGKHHKILLSNFLAQTEALMAGKTVDEARTELSKAGLCGNELDNLLPHKVFVGNRPTNSIVVKKVSPFTLGALIALYEHKIFVQGIIWDINSFDQWGVELGKQLAKAIEPELDHCNEVSTHDSSTNGLINFIKANWK; via the exons ATGGCCGGCCCACTTCCTCCGCTCAACCAGGAGGCAGCGTTCCAGAAGCTGCAGGAGTACTACGACTCCAAGGGCAAGGACCTGAACATCAAGGACCTGTTCGTGAAGGACTCCAAGAGATTCTCAAAATACAG CCTGCGCCTGCACACCCAGAACGATGGCGAGATACTGCTGGACTACTCGAAGAACCGCATCAATGACGAGGTCTGGGACCTGCTCCTCGCCCTGGCCAAGGTGCGCCGCGTTAACGCCGCGCGGGACGCCATGTTCTCCGGCCAGCACATTAACATCACGGAGAACCGCGCCGTCCTCCACACGGCCCTGCGCAACCGTGGCACGGATCCCGTCCTGGTGGACGACAAGGACGTGATGCCCGATGTGCGCGCCGAACTGGCCCACATGAAGGAGTTCACCAACATGGTCATCTCCGGCGTGTGGCGCGGCTGCACCGGCAAACAGATCACCGACGTGGTCAACATCGGCATCGGTGGCTCCGATCTGGGCCCGCTGATGGTCACCGAAGCGCTGAAGCCCTACGGCAAGGGCCTCCACTCCCACTTTGTGTCGAACATCGACGGCACTCATCTGGCCGAGGTCCTCAAGAAGGTCAACTACGAGACGACCCTCTTCATCGTCGCCTCAAAGACTTTCACCACCCAGGAGACCATTACGAACGCCACCTCCGCCAAGACCTGGCTCCTGGAGCATTCCAAGGAG CCTGAGTCCGTGGCCAAGCATTTTGTGGCCCTGTCGACCAACAAGGAAAAGGTCACCGAATTCGGCATTGACAGCACCAACATGTTCGGTTTCTGGGATTGGGTGGGCGGACGCTACTCCCTGTGGTCGGCCATTGGACTGTCAATCTGCCTGTCCATCGGCTTTGAGAACTTTGAGCAACTGCTGGATGGAGCTCACTTCATGGACAACCATTTCAAGACGACACCATTCGAGAAGAAT GCTCCTGTTATCCTGGCGTTGCTCGGCGTTTGGTACTCCAACTTCTTCAAGGCGGAAACACATGCCCTCCTTCCCTACGATCAGTACTTGCACCGGTTCGCCGCCTACTTCCAGCAGGGCGATATGGAGAGCAACGGCAAGTTCGTCAGCAAGTCGGGCAAGCCCGTCAAGTACAGCACTGGTCCGATTGTGTGGGGCGAGCCGGGCACGAATGGCCAGCACGCCTTCTACCAGCTCATCCACCAGGGCACCCGCCTGATCCCCTGCGATTTCATCGCTCCCGCCCAGACACACAATCCCATTGCCGGCGGCAAGCACCACAAGATTCTGCTGTCGAATTTCCTGGCCCAGACGGAGGCTTTGATGGCCGGAAAGACGGTCGACGAGGCCAGGACCGAGCTGTCCAAGGCTGGTCTGTGCGGCAACGAGCTGGATAACTTGTTGCCCCACAAGGTGTTCGTCGGCAACCGGCCCACAAACTCGATTGTGGTGAAGAAGGTCTCACCTTTCACCCTGGGCGCGTTGATTG CGCTGTACGAGCACAAGATCTTCGTTCAGGGCATCATTTGGGACATCAACTCGTTCGACCAATGGGGTGTGGAGCTGGGCAAGCAGCTGGCCAAGGCCATCGAGCCGGAGCTGGACCACTGCAACGAGGTCTCCACGCACGACAGTTCCACGAACGGCCTAATTAACTTCATCAAAGCCAATTGGAAGTAA